From one Xiphophorus hellerii strain 12219 chromosome 18, Xiphophorus_hellerii-4.1, whole genome shotgun sequence genomic stretch:
- the aifm4 gene encoding apoptosis inducing factor mitochondria associated 4, producing the protein MNQGVGQSERQEDLTILVCQESDLHDGQMKAVTVEDQKVLLVRTKGQYSAVGGRCTHYNAPLIMGTLVGDRVRCPIHGACFNVKTGDIEDYPGLDCLPTYKVKVQDGNVYVSVDKKSLKLTKRMKEMCTVKPDVKHIILLVGGGPASLVCAETLRQNCYQGRIIIVTKDSLPPFDKPKLSKAMNVESSSILLRQHDFYQQHGIEMWMGKEVVSVNSTDKIVQMSDGTSQRYDQLLISTGCRACPLQCPGSDLKGVHLLQSYADAKEIHASSLGKRAVVIGASFIGMEAASYLSDKAASVALVGPTKYPFEKSLGPEIGKMTMEMLEEKKVKFVMNNKVTEIRGENGKVKEVVLADGTVLEADVVVAGIGAIPNSDFLTGSNVAVDSRKAVIVDKFMRTNVADVFSAGDVASFPLTIRGDQQVNIGHWQMSHAHGRVAALNMLNKPTTIESVPFFWSALAGKSIRYAGYGEGYTEIIIKGKLEERKFVALYIKDEVVVAAASMAFEPAVSRVADLLDQGRAITKTQAQSEDLSWLGM; encoded by the exons ATGAACCAAGGAGTGGGGCAAAGTGAAAGGCAGGAGGACCTGACCATACTGGTTTGTCAGGAGTCTGATCTGCATGATGGACA gatGAAGGCGGTAACTGTGGAGGACCAGAAGGTGCTGTTGGTCCGTaccaagggtcagtacagcgcAGTTGGAGGCAGGTGTACCCACTACAATGCCCCACTCATTATGG GAACGCTGGTTGGAGACAGAGTGAGGTGTCCTATTCATGGAGCCTGCTTCAACGTGAAAACGGGAGACATCGAGGACTATCCAGGCCTGGACTGTCTGCCAACATACAAG GTGAAGGTCCAAGACGGcaatgtttatgtttctgttgacAAAAAG TCTTTGAAGTTGACCAAGAGGATGAAAGAGATGTGCACTGTTAAGCCCGACGTCAAACACATCATTCTGCTTGTGGGAGGAG GCCCTGCCTCGCTGGTATGTGCCGAGACGCTTCGTCAGAACTGCTACCAGGGTCGCATCATCATTGTTACCAAAGATAGCCTCCCTCCGTTTGACAAACCCAAGCTAAGCAAA GCTATGAATGTGGAGAGCAGCAGCATCCTCCTGCGGCAGCATGACTTCTATCAACAACACGGGATAGAAATGTGGATGGGGAAAGAG GTGGTCTCTGTGAACTCGACTGATAAAATAGTGCAGATGAGCGACGGCACCTCGCAGCGTTATGATCAGCTCCTCATCTCAACAGGCTGCAG AGCGTGCCCTCTCCAGTGTCCTGGATCAGATTTGAAGGGAGTGCATCTGCTGCAGAGTTATGCAGACGCCAAAGAGATTCACGCATCATCTCTCGGCAAGAGAGCTGTTGTAATCGGAGCGTCCTTTATAG GCATGGAGGCAGCTTCCTACCTGTCGGACAAAGCTGCCAGCGTGGCTCTGGTGGGTCCCACCAAGTATCCTTTTGAGAAGTCTCTGGGGCCGGAGATTGGCAAGATGACCATGGAG atgttggaggaaaaaaaagtgaagtttgtCATGAACAACAAAGTGACAGAGATCAGAGGAGAGAATGGAAAg GTGAAGGAGGTGGTGCTGGCTGATGGTACTGTCTTGGAAGCTGATGTGGTAGTTGCAGGAAttg GTGCAATTCCCAATTCAGACTTCCTAACAGGAAGTAACGTGGCAGTGGATTCAAGAAAAGCAGTTATTGTTGACAAG TTCATGAGGACCAATGTAGCAGATGTCTTCAGCGCTGGAGACGTCGCCTCCTTCCCTCTGACCATTCGTGGGGACCAGCAGGTCAATATCGGTCACTGGCAGATGTCCCACGCTCACG GAAGAGTTGCAGCTCTGAACATGCTGAATAAACCAACAACAATTGAGTCAGTTCCTTTTTTCTGGTCTGCATTGGCTGGAAAGAGCATCAGATACGCAG GTTATGGTGAGGGTTACACAGAAATCATAATTAAAGGCAAACTGGAAGAACGGAAATTTGTGGCCTTATACATAAA GGACGAGGTGGTGGTTGCTGCTGCCAGCATGGCGTTCGAGCCCGCCGTGTCTCGTGTTGCAGACCTGCTGGATCAAGGCAGAGCCATAACAAAGACTCAGGCTCA ATCTGAAGACCTGAGCTGGCTGGGGATGTAA
- the tlcd2 gene encoding TLC domain-containing protein 2, translating to MELSSVILTTGSSVALFKLVNAGIGRLHIPESASRNVWKWRNISTSFVHSFITAIWAVLCFFRHPQMAEDLIETYSVFSHALVSLSIGYFIYDFLDMVCNQKLIQSWELLFHHIVVITCFGLSVVSCRYVGFAVVALLVEINSVFLHLRQILRMASMAASTLYRVNSIINLGTYVVFRINTLAWMTRWLVLNRDKIPLLAYTLGSVGMAIMTVMNIILFCRLLRSDFLKSSTREAKKEKEM from the exons ATGGAGCTCAGCTCTGTGATTTTAACCACCGGGAGCTCGGTGGCCCTGTTCAAGCTGGTGAACGCGGGGATCGGCAGGCTTCACATCCCGGAGTCAGCCAGCAGGAATGTGTGGAAATGGAGAAATATCTCCACCTCGTTCGTGCACAGCTTCATCACGGCGATCTGGGCTGTGCTTTG CTTTTTCCGACATCCACAGATGGCTGAGGATCTGATAGAAACTTACTCTGTGTTTTCACATGCTTTGGTGTCCCTTTCTATCG GTTACTTCATCTATGACTTCCTTGACATGGTGTGCAACCAGAAGCTGATTCAGTCCTGGGAGCTTCTCTTCCACCACATCGTG GTCATCACCTGCTTCGGCCTCTCCGTGGTGTCGTGTCGCTACGTGGGATTCGCAGTGGTGGCCTTGCTGGTGGAGATCAACTCGGTGTTCCTCCACCTCCGGCAGATCCTGCGCATGGCCAGCATGGCGGCGAGCACGCTCTACCGCGTCAACAGCATCATCAACCTGGGCACGTACGTGGTTTTCCGCATCAACACGCTGGCTTGGATGACCCGCTGGCTGGTGCTCAACAGGGACAAGATTCCCCTGCTGGCCTACACGCTGGGCAGCGTGGGCATGGCCATCATGACCGTCATGAACATCATCCTCTTCTGCCGGCTGCTCAGGAGCGACTTTTTAAAGAGCAGCACCCGGGAGGccaagaaggagaaggagatgTAG